One window from the genome of Podospora pseudocomata strain CBS 415.72m chromosome 6, whole genome shotgun sequence encodes:
- a CDS encoding hypothetical protein (COG:O; EggNog:ENOG503P3NU), giving the protein MGVDSHRRTSPKIYRLFPISLSLILGTGPPEIARLLIVVARFLWFAGEAVSPTLTQVHTHNSLSLTQQTQIDLSPRQRVGIIIGHHRFLLHDISVHPTVRKMASPRSSSSSFFSPANSSTNLSSGAGIISIAPSPRIVVGSEHTVESTRKRLTSLPAIKRANLIAEFTALKHCPPPGIIVSLPPSPHSPDYPTLWSGVLFVRKGPYATAILRFQISFPDDYPDSAPLVTFSTDIFHPLISPLTTYVGEESGKKGGVRLPPGGFGLSHGFPEWFAEREEGDGMGGAFVVGGKGKRGRGERKVSTWEVLRYIRSTFDDEKVLDGVPLEAAGNPGAWHAWRTHRRMQKEKVEREREREQREKERKEGEGEGEVVEKAETVVSDDGRGSVVDARTSSGSLTVPATPTSSRRPEEWNWEGVWERRVKRGIAASLSESVLFGGAGGPDEVINFLPMDEAEVEGVKQNLLRTLGAVV; this is encoded by the exons ATGGGTGTTGATTCTCATCGTCGAACTTCTCCTAAAATATACCGTCTTTTTCCTATTTCACTCTCTCTCATCTTAGGAACTGGCCCTCCTGAGATAGCAAGGCTgctcatcgtcgtcgctcGTTTCCTTTGGTTTGCAGGGGAGGCGGTCTCACCGACTTTGACTCAGGTTCACACTCACAACTCACTCTCGCTCACTCAACAAACTCAGATTGATCTATCACCGCGGCAGAGAGTTGGCATAATAATCGGCCATCACAGATTTTTGCTCCACGACATCTCGGTACATCCTACAGTACGCAAAATGGCTTCCCCTAggtcatcctcatcatccttcttctcccccgccaacTCCAGCACCAACCTCAGCAGCGGTGCGggcatcatcagcatcgccCCTTCGCCCAGGATTGTGGTTGGGTCGGAGCACACGGTCGAATCCACCAGGAAACGTCTCACCTCCCTGCCGGCGATCAAGAGGGCGAACCTCATTGCTGAATT CACCGCCCTCAAACACTGCCCACCCCCGGGGATAATCGTCTCCctgcccccatccccccacaGCCCCGACTACCCCACCCTCTGGTCGGGCGTTCTTTTTGTCAGGAAAGGGCCTTACGCCACGGCTATCTTGCGGTTTCAGATCTCTTTCCCGGATGATTACCCTGACTCTGCACCGCTGGTGACGTTCTCGACGGACATTTTCCACCCGTTGATCAGCCCGCTGACGACGTACGTCGGTGAGGAgagtgggaagaaggggggtgtgagGCTGCCTCCTGGGGGTTTTGGACTGTCGCATGGGTTTCCGGAGTGGTTTGccgagcgggaggagggagatgggatggggggtgcATTTGTtgtgggtgggaaggggaaacgGGGACGGGGGGAGAGAAAGGTTAGCACctgggaggtgttgaggtatATTAGGAGTAcgtttgatgatgagaaggtgttggatgggGTGCCGCTTGAGGCGGCGGGGAATCCGGGGGCTTGGCATGCTTGGAGGACGCATAGACGGATgcagaaggagaaggtggaaagggaaagggagagggagcagagggagaaggagaggaaggagggggagggggaaggggaggtagtggaaaaggcggagacggtggtgagtgatgatgggagggggagcgtGGTTGATGCTAGGACTAGTTCTGGGAGTTTGACTGTGCCGGCTACGCCCACGAGCAGCAGGAGACCGGAGGAGTGGAattgggaaggggtttgggagaggagggtgaagagggggattgCGGCGAGTTTGTCGGAGAGTGTGCTGtttgggggagctggggggcCGGATGAGGTAATCAATTTCTTGCCGATGgacgaggctgaggttgagggggtcAAGCAGAATCTCCTGAGAACGCTTGGCGCCGTGGTTTAA